The following proteins are encoded in a genomic region of Pagrus major chromosome 16, Pma_NU_1.0:
- the LOC141010170 gene encoding uncharacterized protein: MERTDECFPRVGSFHSGTPEVLSARCTAGLQLPQQHVCKEEEFLPDQQVCNQEKNSSLDQEDPEPPEIKEEQEELCTSREGEQLVLKVETDTVMLTPTYEESDHSEAEPKSDHQLLSNNSHVAESQDQKGGKHGDSGSAGDGEPKQNKRYHGSKSHSDNAKNSTSLDIRHNTHPGKKSFKCDTCGKAFKFESLLNAHLRTHIGEKPYPCQTCGKAFKTRVDLNRHVRIHTGEKPFITRKIIDFSEGAGAVGFGWLDGDSSHGDMECHLAEGERA; the protein is encoded by the exons ATGGAGCGAACAGACGAGTGTTTCCCTCGTGTTGGTTCATTCCACTCCGGGACTCCGGAGGTTCTGAGTGCCCGCTGCACGGCTGGGCTCC agctcccacagcaacatgtctgtaaggaggaggagtTTCTCCCTGACCAGCAGGTCTGTAACCAGGAGAagaactccagtctggaccaagaggacccagagcctccagagattaaagaggaacaggaggaactctgcaccagtcgggagggagagcagcttgtactgaaggttgagacggataccgtcatgttgactccaacttatgaggaaagtgaccacagtgaagcagaaccaaaaagtgaccaccagctcctctccaacaactctcatgtagctgagagccaagatcagaaaggaggaaaacatggagattcgggatcagctggagatggagagccaaaacaaaataaaagatatcACGGAAGCAAAAGTCACAGtgataatgcaaaaaactcTACCTCATTAGACATTCGCCATAACACTCACCCAggtaaaaagtctttcaaatgtgATACATGTGGAAAGGCTTTTAAGTTTGAGTCCCTTTTGAATGCTCACCTAAGAACCCACATAGGTGAGAAGCCTTATccttgccaaacatgtgggaaagctttcaagACTCGTGTTGACTTGAATCGGCACgtgagaatccacactggtgagaagcctTTCATAACAAGGAAAATTATTGATTTTTCAGAAGGGGCTGGTGCGGTGGGATTTGGGTGGCTGGACGGTGACTCTAgccatggggacatggaatgtcacctcgctgagggggaaagagcctga